Proteins encoded within one genomic window of Streptomyces profundus:
- a CDS encoding helix-turn-helix domain-containing protein, which translates to MVLGRRLQDLREAAGLSFEEAGRALDVTHATIRRMEKAQVGLKVPYVEKLLRIYGTTDQAEIDTFLVLVREANRPGWWHRYRDVLPEWFSAFVSLEAEADQIRAYEPHYIPGLLQTEAYATTVLRSGMPHAPASEIERLVSLRLARQELLSRPHPPLLWIVMDETVLRRPIGHPQVLRGQISRLIEASATPHVRLQIMPFSAGPHPAMYGPFHLFRFPVPELSDIACAESLVGAAYFDQRDDVSTFREALDRMCAQAAPVHRTEAILSGIRKEI; encoded by the coding sequence GTGGTGCTGGGCAGACGCCTCCAGGATCTCCGCGAGGCCGCGGGGCTCTCCTTCGAGGAGGCCGGCCGGGCGCTGGACGTCACCCACGCCACCATCAGACGGATGGAGAAGGCGCAGGTCGGGCTGAAGGTCCCCTATGTGGAGAAGCTACTGCGGATCTACGGGACCACGGACCAGGCGGAGATCGACACCTTCCTCGTCCTCGTCCGCGAGGCCAACCGACCCGGCTGGTGGCACCGCTACCGCGACGTGCTGCCCGAGTGGTTCAGCGCGTTCGTCTCCCTGGAGGCCGAGGCCGACCAGATCCGGGCCTACGAACCGCACTACATCCCCGGCCTGTTGCAGACCGAGGCGTATGCCACCACGGTGTTGCGCTCCGGGATGCCGCACGCACCGGCGAGCGAGATCGAGCGCCTGGTCTCGCTGCGGCTCGCCCGCCAGGAGCTGCTGAGCCGGCCCCACCCGCCGCTGCTGTGGATCGTGATGGACGAGACGGTGCTGCGCCGTCCCATCGGCCATCCCCAGGTGCTGCGCGGCCAGATCTCCCGGCTGATCGAGGCCTCGGCGACCCCGCATGTCAGGCTCCAGATCATGCCCTTCTCGGCCGGGCCGCATCCGGCGATGTACGGCCCCTTCCACCTCTTCCGGTTTCCCGTCCCCGAACTGTCGGACATCGCCTGCGCCGAGAGCCTGGTCGGCGCCGCCTACTTCGACCAGCGGGACGACGTCTCCACCTTCAGGGAGGCGCTCGACCGGATGTGCGCGCAAGCCGCGCCTGTGCACCGCACTGAGGCCATCCTCAGTGGTATTCGCAAGGAGATCTGA
- a CDS encoding DUF397 domain-containing protein, with product MDRIYNGMPAAHLGTEGWHKPWSGGNGGSCVEAMRLTDGRVALRQSTDPEGPALICSHHEMATFIKGVKSGEADFLLV from the coding sequence ATGGATCGCATTTACAACGGCATGCCGGCAGCCCATCTCGGGACGGAGGGCTGGCACAAGCCGTGGAGCGGGGGCAACGGCGGCAGCTGCGTCGAGGCGATGCGGCTGACGGACGGCCGGGTGGCGCTGCGGCAGTCCACCGACCCGGAGGGCCCCGCGCTGATCTGCTCGCACCACGAGATGGCGACCTTCATCAAGGGAGTGAAGTCGGGAGAGGCCGACTTCCTCCTGGTGTGA
- a CDS encoding MFS transporter, which produces MGQAGGLRSYTEILRVRGAGAFLAASVVGRLPMSTLGLSVVLLVTHVTDSYATAGVVSAAGALAYAVVVPRVGRAVDRRGQRRVLRPLAFCFALAGVALVLAAWLDGSFAVLLATGAVFGATMPPLSALVRARWSHLLRADGGGRLLVSAYSLESVVDELIFVTGPLLVAAVVLVHPAFGVVVVAGCGLVGSLALAAQRATEPPATPRPSAAGSALALPGMRALCLVWVATAAMFAAWELSTMAFVDAYGSPWMIGAVLATYALGSAVGGLWYGARSFTAPVDRRLLWALVIVVAGMAPLWAMPSVVALWAFSLVSGLLIAPTVIAAYSLVREGVPDAALTESMAWMSTAVGLGRALGLLVAGLVVEAHGPRWGYAFTLGCGLLALAFALPRAATFRAMARARPRAV; this is translated from the coding sequence ATGGGCCAAGCCGGGGGACTGCGCTCCTACACCGAGATCCTGCGGGTCAGGGGCGCGGGGGCCTTTCTCGCGGCGAGTGTGGTCGGTCGGCTGCCGATGTCGACCCTCGGTCTGAGTGTCGTCCTGTTGGTGACCCATGTCACGGACAGCTATGCCACCGCCGGCGTGGTGTCGGCGGCCGGCGCCCTGGCCTACGCCGTGGTGGTGCCGCGCGTGGGGCGCGCGGTGGACCGACGGGGGCAACGCCGGGTGCTGCGCCCGCTGGCGTTCTGCTTCGCCCTGGCCGGCGTCGCGTTGGTGCTCGCGGCATGGCTGGACGGCTCGTTCGCCGTGCTGCTGGCCACCGGCGCGGTCTTCGGCGCCACGATGCCCCCGCTCAGCGCCCTGGTGCGCGCCCGGTGGAGCCATCTGCTGCGCGCCGACGGGGGCGGGCGACTCCTGGTGTCGGCCTACTCGCTGGAGTCGGTCGTCGACGAGCTGATCTTCGTGACCGGACCGCTGCTGGTGGCCGCCGTGGTGCTGGTGCACCCCGCGTTCGGCGTCGTGGTGGTGGCCGGCTGCGGGCTGGTGGGGAGCCTGGCGCTGGCCGCGCAGCGCGCCACGGAGCCGCCGGCCACACCGCGCCCTTCGGCCGCCGGCAGCGCCCTCGCGCTCCCCGGGATGCGCGCGCTCTGTCTGGTCTGGGTCGCCACGGCCGCCATGTTCGCGGCGTGGGAGCTGAGCACCATGGCCTTCGTCGACGCCTACGGCAGCCCGTGGATGATCGGCGCGGTGCTGGCCACCTATGCGCTGGGCAGCGCGGTGGGTGGGCTCTGGTACGGGGCGCGGAGCTTCACCGCGCCGGTGGACCGCAGGCTGCTGTGGGCGCTGGTGATCGTGGTGGCGGGCATGGCGCCGCTGTGGGCCATGCCTTCCGTTGTCGCGCTCTGGGCCTTCTCGTTGGTATCGGGCCTGCTGATCGCGCCCACGGTCATCGCCGCCTACAGCCTGGTGCGGGAGGGGGTGCCCGATGCCGCGCTCACCGAGAGCATGGCGTGGATGTCCACCGCCGTCGGCCTCGGACGGGCGCTCGGACTGCTGGTCGCCGGCCTGGTGGTGGAGGCGCACGGGCCGCGCTGGGGTTATGCGTTCACTCTCGGCTGCGGCCTGCTGGCCCTCGCCTTCGCGCTGCCCCGGGCGGCCACGTTCCGCGCCATGGCCCGGGCCCGTCCGCGGGCGGTGTAG
- a CDS encoding SAM-dependent methyltransferase — translation MSTEGFEAAQIDTSRPHPARMYDYYLGGQDNYEVDRLAAERVIALLPDIRLAARENRSFMHRATRTVASRGIRQIIDIGTGIPTAPNTHQVAREVDPQIRVAYVDNDPIVSAYAGAKLTNEGNAGFALADLRDPKSLLRHPMVEELIDFDRPVALMLVAILHFVEDAEDPGAIVRELTSALPSGSCLVLSHATHDFHDPGQIRDVREVYKNATATLTLRPHDAVRSYFGGFELLEPGLVQPPFWNPTSPVPDSAELRGLGFYCGVGIKP, via the coding sequence GTGAGTACAGAGGGTTTCGAGGCCGCGCAGATCGACACCAGCAGGCCCCACCCGGCGCGGATGTACGACTACTACCTCGGCGGTCAGGACAACTACGAGGTGGACCGGCTGGCGGCCGAACGCGTCATAGCCCTGCTGCCCGACATCCGGCTGGCCGCCCGGGAGAACCGCTCCTTCATGCACCGCGCGACCAGAACGGTCGCCTCGCGTGGCATCCGCCAGATCATCGACATCGGCACCGGCATCCCCACCGCGCCCAACACCCACCAGGTCGCCCGGGAGGTCGACCCGCAGATCCGGGTCGCCTACGTCGACAACGACCCGATCGTCAGCGCCTACGCGGGCGCCAAGCTCACCAACGAGGGCAACGCCGGGTTCGCGCTGGCCGACCTGCGGGACCCCAAGTCCCTCCTGCGACACCCGATGGTCGAGGAGCTGATCGACTTCGACCGGCCGGTGGCGCTGATGCTGGTGGCCATCCTGCACTTCGTCGAGGACGCCGAGGACCCGGGCGCCATCGTGCGGGAGCTGACCTCGGCACTGCCGTCCGGCAGTTGCCTGGTGCTCAGCCACGCCACCCACGACTTCCACGATCCCGGCCAGATCAGGGACGTGCGCGAGGTCTACAAGAACGCGACGGCCACCCTGACCCTGCGCCCCCACGACGCGGTGCGGTCCTACTTCGGCGGCTTCGAGCTGCTGGAACCCGGCCTGGTGCAGCCGCCGTTCTGGAACCCGACGAGCCCGGTGCCCGACTCCGCCGAGCTGCGCGGCCTGGGCTTCTACTGCGGCGTCGGCATCAAGCCCTGA
- a CDS encoding ATP-binding protein — MASSSRADSLVRHDSSALPSGCLRFRLPAIPTSAAEARRLTRQQLHEWRAPSDTCDSAQLVISELVTNALRHTDSDSVGCEVRLLGTLLRVAVASDGHGPRAVPRTAGEDDENGRGLLLVCSLAQVWGVRPHDAGAGHVVWADLPLTSTG; from the coding sequence GTGGCTTCCTCCTCGCGCGCCGACTCCCTGGTGCGACACGACAGCTCCGCGCTGCCGAGCGGGTGCCTGCGCTTTCGCCTGCCGGCCATACCCACATCGGCGGCGGAAGCACGCAGGCTCACCCGCCAGCAGCTCCACGAGTGGCGGGCACCCAGCGACACCTGCGACAGCGCCCAACTGGTGATCTCCGAGCTGGTCACCAACGCGCTGCGGCACACCGACAGCGACAGCGTCGGCTGCGAGGTGCGGCTGCTGGGCACCCTGCTGAGGGTGGCCGTCGCCAGCGACGGCCACGGCCCGCGCGCGGTGCCGCGCACCGCGGGTGAGGACGACGAGAACGGCCGCGGCCTGCTGCTCGTCTGTTCGCTGGCGCAGGTCTGGGGCGTACGTCCGCACGACGCCGGCGCCGGGCATGTGGTCTGGGCCGATCTCCCCCTCACCAGCACCGGCTGA